The window GTCAGTTGTCATCATGCAATGTATATGTATTCTACACAACCGTGTTGCATCTTTCTGAGTTGTCTTTACAACTCCCATCGCCAGGGAGTGACAGTAATCCCCAATCTGAACTCGGTACTGTTCGACAAGAATGAGTGGGAGACGCCCGACACCTTTAACCCCGGACACTTCCTGAACCAGGAGGGCAAGTTCGTGAAGCGAGCTGCGTTCCTCCCGTTCTCTGCTGGTGAGGAGCAACATGTTGTCTTCTTGATGTCTTCACTTGTATATAGTGGAGTttgtcccagcatgcattgggaCCCTACGGTGATCCTCAcatagtggggggggggggtcagccctCTCACGATCAAGCAGAGGCCAGAGGCCAGGGATCATAACCACTTCCTTCTTGTGGTACATGTCGGTCTCTGACCGTTTCATTTCTCATGGAAGGAACCGGACATGTTCAAGCCAGGCTGATAAATGTTGTTGGGGGGTTTGAAGAGAtggtaatcttttttttctcacgtAAAGTAATTTTGAGTCATGTTAGAATGAGGAACGGGAAGTGTGTATCAACTCTTCACGGTTACCAGAACAgctaatgtaaaaaataaaataaaaagccttATGAGAATGACTGCTACTGTTGCCTGATAGTAGTTTCATCCCTGGGCCCTAAACAGAGTCTCCAGTTTGTTTCAGTTTGGTTTTCCTGTCTCAGGTAAGCGGGTGTGTCTCGGGGAGAATCTGGCCAGGATGgagctcttcctcttcttcacctctttaATGCAGCACTTCATCATCTCCATGCCTGCTGGGGCGAAGCCTGTGATGGACTATTGCTTTGGCATCACTCTGGCACCACTTCCATATGAAGTCTGCCTCACCTCCCGCTAAGAGTAGctctcaaataaaaacaaaactgaTATTTGGCTTTAAAATAAATCGGTTTTAAGGCTAGATTAGTATAGCCTGGCTCAATTGTTTAATATTGTTgtaaatcactttttatttacaaatgtgacagacattttttttctttttctgtttctgtctgtctgaaaTGTGTGATATaagtaaacaaaataagatGTGAACTGGACCAAGAGGATATGAATTATGAATAATGTAGAAACCCAGATGCATTTAAGGCAACTGCAGTCTAATGTAAACCAAatgtataaaacacacacacacacacacacacacacacacacaaaataaactggataTCTTAAATTGTTAGTTTCGGAGGTACAAGTATTTCACAAGCGACAAAGTCCGTTCCAGgaaacagccaatcacagcgcagccCTGAACCCGGCCGGTCACCGCGGAGCGGCGCACACAGCTGCAGTCTCGCGATGGATCGACTGAGCGCGGTGTCCTCCGCGTGGCTGTGGCTGGACGGCCGCAGCCTGCTCCTCTTCGCTCTGGTCCTGCTGCTGACCGCAGAGTATCTGAGGGCCCGCCGGCCCCGCAGcttccccccggggccccgggcttTTCCTCTCGTGGGCAACATGTTCTCCCTGGACCCCGGCAAAGTCcatggagacatgacggaggtaGGACTGAGGGTGCCCATGTGACGTCAGATGGAGGGAAATGCATTACTTTATAAActaaaacaataatataaacTAAAACAATAATGTTCTTGAAAATAGTTTGACACTCAACATGATcataatatattaaactaaataggAGCCTTTTAAAACGTTAAAATGATCTCCACTGTGACCAACTATAAGAGTAAAATAATATTGACTAATGCACCAGTAATAATTCTGTAATATATTTCTGCGTCATGAATACTTCTTTAGACACCTTGTGTATATCTTTTCCAATAAAACCTTTACATAAGTAAGATTGCAGGATAaagcaggacttttacttgtaaaaTACTTTTTATATCACTGTATTACTGTTTTTAAGAATCTAAAAATGTGGGCATTAATCTCAAGAAACAGTCAGAATAAAATAAGTGGGTTGGATACAATTTAATGAGTATTAACCTGTAAAAATGGGTTAATACTATAATAACTATAACGTGtatgaaatataattatttcttggaaaaaaacacactaATATTTACCCTGATACTCGCTTAGTAGCGTTTTTCACAATAAACGAGTTTTCTCTAAAACTAAAACTAGAAATTAAGCAACAGATGTGTTTTATTATGAAATTGTTTGTGTCATTTCCCGCAGCCACATTTATAAAGCTTTATACCACCATCATCTGTTGAGAAGTAGTACTACACCATCACAATTAATTAACAAAACCCCACTGTACTTTAATGGTTTatggcaggggtccccaacccccgggccgcggcccggtaccggtccacggcttggttggaaccgggccgcggaaaaaaagtgaataaaaaaagttgtatttttttttttatcagtcggaaaaatatattattttgaaaaaggaccggatacacccgtgtgtgtcGTGTTCGCTTGAACAATACCAcagtgtgtacgtctgagccgcgttcaggagtcttaaagttcgggtttatcgctgcaagcgagtctcacgcgccgaaccctctgctggcggcacatttcagtgacaaagaatcttaaaacatattcaacctgctcaatgaattctgtcacttcagggaaatgacaactgttttcaagttggccgataaagtcgctgctgttggactgctgggaatgcctattatttgcaagtgatcgatttggtgtttggagccacactggctttgcaaacttgagttgtctaaccaaggcagcaacgagacaccaaagtacggctcggcacttacaagcatcggtgcttttgaaaacttttgtggacacccgagcggatctacagatcaacgaacaagcgcgcagggcagcggagctgcacaatgaaaaggtgaagaacaagagggacatattgaaaagactcattcattgtgtcatgtgtttgggtaaacaggaactttcatcttcatcatcacggtgaaactgctttgggtgcgacaatgcgctgtttagtgaacacactgtaaaaaaaagttggacttaaagctcaaagtttgtggaccagaaatggatagaagaagaatattaatataactctgttgcactcgagtatgttcttgcctattagttgaactgtactgtattgtactcttcccctgcaattctctgaataaaaatgtcaatttcaatgtgacgtaacgcctggttatactgcgtctctgtctaactgtatagtgtctagagccatggcatcataatgatagtaataagaggtggatttattctggtgggactgtgtaggacctcactgaaggcccaggccccaggcccacggcacgccgctgatatatatttatatatatatatatgttcgtacattttatttttatttatttatatacaaataaaaataaaatttaattttgtattagaaaatatatttattcatacacatatacaatatATCCTATTAGGGCCTCTGTAATTTTAactgagaagaggaggggggaacTCATGTTCAGGCACTGTGATTTCGACACGGACCCATTTCAGCAAACtcgcctccacttcctgtttttgCTCCGAGGCAACAACGTGGATACGGTGCTGCTGACCCGGCGTGCAGTCTCTGTGTTGCGCGTGACCAGCGCCTCGCTCACTCCCCGCCATGCAGATTTCCAACGTCAACGACGTGAAGATCTACAACTTGAGCCACGGGAAGTCTCTTCCGGAGGTAAGAGGAGCGGCTCATGGTCTCAGAAAGTTAACGTTACTGCTTGCCTTGAGGCGAGCTAGCTCGCTAACGCAGCTAGCCGTGACCCCGGTGGTCCTGACGTTTCGTATTGAAACGTGACCGTCTGTCCAACAACGTGCCGCACACATGCATGAACACCGCGAGCTACACAGTAGGAAGTCCCTGGGGTCTCCTCCGTTCAGCCTTCACTGTGCACCACAGATACAGAGGTGTTACCATAGCTACAGAGGTGTTAATTGACCCCGACTCACATATTCCCAGCGGAGGTCAGAGATGAAAGTACCTCTGTATCTAAACGGTGCTTTACACCCCgtcacctcttctctctcacccCGCAGTGGCTCTCAGATCGGAAGAAGAGACAGTTACAAAAGAAAGATGTCGGTGAGTTGACTGCTCCAATTTCAGCACCTCAGACTGAGGCGATCTTCTTGAAATGAACGTCGTTAATcagacatttcttcttcttctccctcccagACATCCAGCGCAGGATCGAGCTCATCCAGGACTTCGAGATGCCCACGGTGTGCACCTCCATCAAAGTGTCCCGGGACGGGCAGTTCATCCTGGCAACCGGTGAGAGACGAAGCGCTGCAGCAAAATGTGCCGTTTGTGTGTCGGTTGTAAAACAGGCCACCTTGAACACGCCCTTCATTTCTCAGGCACCTACAAGCCCAGGATCCGCTGCTACGACACCTACCAGCTGTCCCTGAAGTTTGAGCGCTGTCTGGACTCGGAAGGTAAGTCGGTTGGTGTACCTGCTTGTCGGGTCCATCTTGGAACTGAAcagtcttttctctctctctctcaaagtcGTGGCTTTCGACATCCTGTCTGACGACTACTCGAAGGTGAGGCGCTGAGACTTTTCAGATCGAGTTggaattgttttgtttgtatgttCACTTGGGTTCTTTAGATTTCTGAAAAGCACAACCTGGTTATGCTTTTAATGCACTTAATTTACTTTAAAAGTCCCCGTGTCTTTGACTCcttggtgtctttcagcttcgcTTCCACCACACTCGTTTCAAATCTCACCGTGTTGGTTTTCTTGTCGCCGTGTCCGCTCAGTTGGTGTTTCTGCACTCCAACCGCTACGTGGAGTTCCACTCGCAGCACGGACAATACTACAAGACGCGAATTCCCAAGTTCGGCCGGGACTTCTCTTACCACTACCCGTCCTGCGACCTCTATTTTGTGGGCGCGAGGTGAGCGTGTGTGACTGCGTCGAGGTGACCTCGTCGTTCTGCCGTGTTTTCAGGTTCGCTCGTCGGGAGACCGCGTTAATGATTTTCTTTGTGTCGTCAATGTTCAGTTCCGAGGTGTTCAGACTGAATCTGGAACAAGGGCGCTTCCTCAACTCTCTTCAGACGGATGCTGTGTAAGTATTACTATGTGTCGGCTGTTTACGTGCAGCGATGACCCATTGATGGCGGACTCGAGGTTCAGCCAGGTGAACATATTAATGCTGTTGCACCACTTTGAGTCTGTCGCCATTAACTGGTGAGCTCGCCGCTGCCCCCAGTGGATGCTCATggtgcgtgtcttctcttgacTCCTCAGGGAAAACAATGTGTGTGACATCAACCCCGTCCATCACTTGTTTGCCACAGGAACCTCTGAGGTAAGTGCcacggcaggctgtgtgtgaAATGAGGCGGCagcagacagtgtgtgtgaccgtgtgtgtgaccgtgtgtgtgacggtgtgtttgACCGTTCATTGCTAAGTGCTTTCTAGAATATACTACAGCATTTAGAATGATGACCGTTCACTCCCGTCGTCCAAAGTCTGATGATTGAAGTagcatatatgtatgcatatatatacatgtatatatgtacgagtatatgcatatactgtatatatgtaaatgtctgtatgtatgtgtctatgtatatatatatatatattagggctgtgaaacgattacaattttactttttttcgtcccgatgtgcgcgcacacgccggcatcggagctctgcggcgcgagacggagagccgagaaatgttaacgcgacacgtagagacagaatgacatgctgctggttagagacgatcaacaacagacgtattggaagctcattctgcgcatgcgttaaatgcgttttaaaaaataactaattaatcctgtaatttaatcataacgtgttatttttcacagcactaatatatacatatatatatatatatatataaacctctCATTTGCATCAGTAGCTGCCAACACAAGAAATTCATGCATAAACAAATGTATTAGTCTTAAAAAATAATCCCAGCTAGTCTAGGAACTGTCTAAAGCCGTGACGGCCCCCTTTGTCTGACATGTGTTTGCGTTGGACCACCAGGGCCGAGTCGAATGCTGGGACCCTCGAGTCCGGAACCGAGTGGGCGTGCTGGACTGCGCCCTAAGCAGCCTCTCCGAGGGAGCAGAGTACGTGGCCACATGGCACCTTTTCTTCTGTACACAGACAATAACACTGCAGGCTGCTCGATGGAGGCACGCTTCATACCCCGTCTGACCCCGCCTCGAGCGGCATCTACCGCTGTGTCACAGCTCTCCCTTTGTGTCTCACTTGCGTTGTTTTTCTCGTCGACAGAGTGCAAAGCTTGCCTTCGATTAGTGCTCTGAAGTTCAACGGCTCCCTCGCCATGGCGGTCGGCACCAGCACCGGACAGGTGAGCCCCGAACACATCCCCAAGCAGCAGCTGGGGTCCACGGCTTCTGGACCAGTTTCATAGATTCCTCCTCTGCTTCCCGAGTCGGCTCACAAAGGGTTGGCTGATGTCACTCTGCCACACTTTGTATTCAAAAGTAGCGCAATtcagttttcttctttttggtttCATGGTTTAATGTCAAGGCTCCACCGAAGCTCCCTAAGGCAGGAAATTAATTAACTTGCACTCGGTGTATGtggctgtatttatatattcatattgatTTCTCCCATGGCGAGGGAGCCGCTGAACTTCAGGCGCACCCCTTCATCAACATGCAACACATTTAGATTTAGTTTTTCCTTCATCCCCAAAAAAATAGATGAttttctaatttatttttaacatgTATACATGAAATCTGGCCTCTGCTTTTaacccagttgctccccgggtgaccttgcggttgcaggacgaccactTTACCCATGAGCCACAGCCACAATTTACAGAAACACCAATGAAAACAGTGAAACGGTCACAAAGGGAAGTCGTGCGCTTTTGACTGCAGACACAAAATAACAATACTGTGGAGTCGAGTCCTTTTTAAAGGTACTTTGATTTGATCAAACTGTGACAGCGTTctcaaaatcccccccccccccccccccccgcctgcaAAATGAAATGGTTTTCATCCTCTGCGTCTGTGTGTCCAAGGTGCTGCTCTATGACCTGCGCTCCAGCCGGCCGATGCTGGTCAAGGATCACT of the Pseudoliparis swirei isolate HS2019 ecotype Mariana Trench chromosome 11, NWPU_hadal_v1, whole genome shotgun sequence genome contains:
- the LOC130201503 gene encoding cytochrome P450 2J4-like; the encoded protein is MDRLSAVSSAWLWLDGRSLLLFALVLLLTAEYLRARRPRSFPPGPRAFPLVGNMFSLDPGKVHGDMTEATTWIRCC